In Bacteroides coprosuis DSM 18011, the following are encoded in one genomic region:
- a CDS encoding glutamine synthetase catalytic region (COGs: COG3968 Uncharacterized protein related to glutamine synthetase~InterPro IPR008146~KEGG: bfs:BF0955 glutamine synthetase~PFAM: Glutamine synthetase, catalytic domain~SPTR: Putative uncharacterized protein;~IMG reference gene:2504108157~PFAM: Glutamine synthetase, catalytic domain; Glutamine synthetase type III N terminal) — translation MSKLRFFALQETVNRQPLSITPPSNKLSDYYASHVFDQKKMQEYLPREAFNEFTKALDKGTPITRELANLIANGMKSWAKTLHVTHYTHWFQPLTDGTAEKHDGFIELKEEFDAIEHFSGKLLIQQEPDASSFPSGGIRNTFEARGYTAWDTSSPAFVVDTTLCIPTIFISYTGEALDYKTPLLKALSAVDKASTKLCKLFDRNITKVLTNLGWEQEFFLVDIALYNARPDLYLTGRTLMGHSSAKDQQLDDHYFGSIPPRVNAFLKEIEIECHKLGIPIKTRHNEVAPNQFELAPIFENANLANDHNQQVMDLMKRVAQKHRFAVLFHEKPYKGINGSGKHNNWSLCTDTGINLFAPGKNPKGNLLFLTFLVNALMMVYKNQDLLRASIVSAGNSHRLGANEAPPAILSIFLGDELSLTLDSIVEQVGDKRMTPEEKTTLKLGIGRIPEILLDTTDRNRTSPFAFTGNRFEFRAAGSSSNSAASMIVINAAMASQLNQFREELEGLIDKGMGRDEALFKLLKKYILESKSIRFEGDGYSKAWEEEAKRRGLSNISHVPEALTYYVKDQAKKVFISENIFSQHELYSRLEVELEKFTKKIQIESRVLGDLAINHIVPIAVSYQNRLLKNLMGLKTIFEEEEYHILSEDRVELVREISYRVTSIKKLVKEMIEARKVANKMECYTEKAYAYENTVRPFLENIRDHIDHLEMEVDDEIWPLPKYRELLFAR, via the coding sequence ATGTCAAAATTACGTTTTTTTGCCTTACAAGAGACAGTTAATAGACAACCCCTTTCTATAACTCCACCTTCTAATAAACTTTCTGATTACTATGCAAGCCATGTTTTTGATCAGAAAAAAATGCAAGAATACTTACCTAGAGAAGCCTTTAATGAATTTACTAAAGCTCTAGATAAAGGAACACCTATCACGAGAGAACTTGCAAACCTAATAGCAAATGGGATGAAAAGTTGGGCAAAGACTTTACATGTAACTCATTATACTCATTGGTTTCAGCCTCTTACTGATGGAACAGCTGAGAAGCACGATGGGTTTATAGAACTGAAAGAAGAATTTGATGCAATCGAACATTTCTCAGGAAAATTACTAATTCAACAAGAGCCAGATGCATCTTCTTTTCCAAGCGGGGGAATAAGAAACACTTTTGAAGCAAGGGGTTATACAGCTTGGGATACAAGTTCCCCTGCCTTTGTAGTAGATACTACACTTTGTATTCCTACTATATTTATCTCCTACACAGGAGAAGCTCTTGATTATAAGACCCCTCTGCTAAAAGCTCTCTCTGCTGTTGACAAAGCCTCAACGAAACTATGTAAGCTTTTTGATCGGAACATCACGAAGGTACTTACTAACTTAGGCTGGGAACAAGAGTTCTTTTTAGTTGATATCGCATTGTATAATGCTCGTCCAGACTTATACCTCACAGGCAGAACACTTATGGGACACTCTTCTGCTAAAGATCAGCAATTGGACGACCACTATTTTGGTTCTATTCCACCTAGGGTCAATGCTTTCTTGAAAGAAATAGAAATAGAGTGTCACAAACTAGGAATTCCTATAAAAACAAGACATAATGAAGTAGCACCTAATCAGTTTGAACTTGCGCCTATTTTTGAAAATGCCAATTTAGCCAACGATCATAATCAACAAGTTATGGATCTCATGAAAAGAGTAGCTCAAAAACATCGTTTTGCTGTACTCTTTCATGAAAAACCTTATAAAGGAATTAATGGATCAGGAAAACACAATAACTGGTCATTATGCACTGATACGGGCATTAATCTGTTTGCTCCTGGTAAAAACCCAAAGGGTAACTTACTATTTCTCACCTTTCTTGTAAATGCTCTTATGATGGTTTATAAAAACCAAGATTTACTGAGAGCATCCATCGTCAGTGCAGGAAATAGCCATCGCCTAGGAGCAAACGAAGCTCCACCTGCTATCCTTTCTATTTTCCTCGGAGATGAACTTTCTCTAACACTTGATTCAATCGTTGAACAAGTGGGTGATAAAAGGATGACTCCTGAAGAAAAAACAACATTAAAACTAGGTATAGGTAGAATTCCCGAGATTTTACTAGACACAACAGATCGGAACAGAACATCTCCTTTTGCCTTTACAGGAAATAGATTTGAGTTTAGAGCTGCCGGTTCTTCATCAAATAGTGCCGCATCTATGATCGTAATTAATGCAGCTATGGCTTCTCAACTTAATCAATTTAGAGAAGAATTAGAAGGGCTAATAGATAAAGGTATGGGTAGAGATGAAGCACTTTTTAAGCTGCTCAAAAAATACATTTTAGAATCAAAATCTATTCGATTTGAAGGAGATGGATATTCTAAAGCATGGGAAGAAGAAGCAAAAAGAAGAGGATTAAGTAATATATCCCATGTTCCTGAAGCTTTAACCTATTACGTAAAAGATCAAGCTAAAAAAGTATTTATATCAGAAAATATATTCTCTCAGCATGAGCTTTATAGCAGACTAGAGGTAGAGCTAGAAAAGTTTACTAAAAAAATTCAAATTGAAAGTAGAGTTTTGGGTGACTTAGCAATAAATCATATAGTACCTATTGCGGTAAGCTATCAAAATAGATTATTAAAAAATCTAATGGGACTTAAAACTATTTTTGAAGAGGAAGAATATCATATCTTGAGTGAAGACAGAGTAGAGCTAGTTCGAGAAATATCATATCGTGTTACCTCTATAAAAAAGTTAGTGAAAGAAATGATTGAGGCTAGAAAGGTGGCCAACAAAATGGAATGTTATACAGAAAAGGCTTATGCATATGAAAATACAGTGAGGCCATTTCTTGAAAATATAAGAGACCACATAGACCATCTAGAAATGGAAGTGGATGATGAAATATGGCCTTTACCTAAATATAGAGAGCTCCTTTTTGCTAGATAA
- a CDS encoding transcriptional regulator, Crp/Fnr family (COGs: COG0664 cAMP-binding protein - catabolite gene activator and regulatory subunit of cAMP-dependent protein kinase~InterPro IPR000595:IPR001808~KEGG: bfs:BF0954 FNR family transcriptional regulator protein~PFAM: Cyclic nucleotide-binding domain~SMART: HTH transcriptional regulator, Crp; Cyclic nucleotide-binding domain~SPTR: Putative uncharacterized protein;~IMG reference gene:2504108158~PFAM: Cyclic nucleotide-binding domain) — MGKKNLSNIEISEYLSDMWAPLNEDQRKFLSNNYILQNYKKNEIIYDEEETPKYLMCLLSGKVKIYKDGVGGRSQIIRMIKPVEYFGYRAYFANEDYVTAAAAFEPSILCLIPLEVMTKLVSENCELAMFFIKQLSIDLGIADERTVNLTQKHIRGRLAESLLFLKESYGLEEDGYTLSIYLSREDLANLSNMTTSNAIRTLSNFASERIIAIDGRKIKIIDVEKLTKISQIG, encoded by the coding sequence ATGGGTAAAAAGAACTTATCAAATATCGAGATTTCGGAATATTTATCCGATATGTGGGCTCCATTAAATGAAGACCAGAGGAAGTTTCTTTCTAATAATTATATACTTCAAAATTACAAGAAAAATGAAATTATATATGATGAGGAAGAAACACCCAAATACCTTATGTGTTTGCTAAGTGGGAAAGTGAAAATTTACAAAGATGGTGTTGGCGGACGTAGTCAGATTATTCGTATGATTAAACCAGTTGAATATTTTGGCTATAGAGCTTATTTTGCTAATGAAGATTATGTTACAGCTGCTGCTGCCTTCGAACCATCTATTCTTTGCTTAATTCCATTAGAAGTAATGACTAAGCTCGTTTCTGAAAATTGCGAGTTAGCCATGTTCTTCATCAAACAACTATCTATTGATTTAGGTATTGCTGATGAAAGAACTGTAAACTTGACGCAAAAACACATTAGAGGTAGATTAGCTGAATCTCTCTTATTCCTAAAAGAAAGTTATGGACTAGAAGAAGATGGTTATACATTAAGTATATATCTTTCACGTGAAGATTTGGCAAACTTATCAAATATGACTACTTCTAATGCTATTAGAACTTTGTCAAACTTTGCATCTGAAAGAATCATTGCAATTGATGGTCGAAAAATAAAGATTATTGATGTAGAAAAACTCACAAAGATAAGTCAGATAGGATAA